From Papaver somniferum cultivar HN1 unplaced genomic scaffold, ASM357369v1 unplaced-scaffold_29, whole genome shotgun sequence, a single genomic window includes:
- the LOC113341391 gene encoding protein NRT1/ PTR FAMILY 5.10-like, with protein sequence MKVKPTTNNTPGSRKLDGTCSTCSKCEDVKAVLRLVPVWIICLTYPIVHAQVITFFAKQGSTMDRSIQPDFQIPAASIQIFLTVSVVLFAATYDRIFFTITRAFTGKSNSITSLQKIGGGIFVSSITMVVAAIVENRRIEIAQKFGLINDPKATVPMVIWWLVPQYVLSGLAFVLAQVGLQEFFHDQVPNKIRSVGLSLYSTVFGIGDFFSVFLIYVIQKVTSAGGQPGWLANNMNQAHLDYFYWFLAGLSMLELVAFLCFAKSYVYKQGAPM encoded by the coding sequence ATGAAAGTGAAGCCAACTACTAATAACACACCGGGATCAAGGAAATTAGATGGGACGTGCTCTACCTGTAGTAAGTGTGAAGATGTAAAGGCTGTATTGCGGTTGGTGCCGGTATGGATTATATGTTTAACATACCCCATAGTGCACGCTCAAGTTATTACGTTCTTTGCTAAGCAAGGCAGCACTATGGACAGGTCGATACAACCAGACTTTCAGATACCCGCAGCTTCAATTCAAATCTTTCTCACTGTATCCGTCGTTCTATTTGCAGCAACATATGACCGTATCTTTTTTACAATCACTCGAGCTTTTACTGGAAAATCTAACTCTATTACTTCACTTCAGAAAATTGGTGGTGGCATATTTGTATCATCCATAACAATGGTTGTAGCAGCTATAGTGGAGAACAGAaggattgaaattgctcaaaagTTTGGACTGATTAATGATCCAAAAGCAACAGTTCCTATGGTTATCTGGTGGTTGGTTCCACAATATGTCTTGTCGGGTCTTGCCTTTGTACTCGCCCAAGTTGGCTTACAAGAATTTTTCCATGATCAAGTTCCCAATAAGATAAGGAGTGTGGGTCTGTCCCTGTACTCAACTGTATTCGGCATTGGAGATTTCTTCAGTGTCTTCCTTATTTATGTCATTCAGAAGGTAACAAGTGCAGGAGGTCAACCCGGATGGCTAGCAAACAACATGAATCAAGCGCATTTAGATTACTTTTATTGGTTTCTAGCTGGACTTAGTATGTTAGAGCTGGTTGCATTCTTATGTTTCGCAAAATCATATGTTTATAAGCAAGGAGCTCCAATGTGA